The DNA window GGCGGCCGCAGGGATGCGCGTGTGCGCGGGCGCATCACCTCAATCCACTACCATGGGCCACCCCTCCAGGATGTGCCCCGATGTCGCTCGTCATCCCGACCCTGCCCAAGCCTCCCGCCGCACGCATCGCCGCCTGGTTGATGATGCTGCTGGGCATGTGGCTGGCACTGAAGCTTGGCCTGGTGGTGACCCTGCTGTCGGGCCTGCTGGTGTTCCAGCTGACCCATGTGCTCGCCTCCACCGTGGAAGGCAAACTGCGTCCCGGGCGGGCACGGGCGATCGCGGTGATCGTGCTGTCGGCGGTGATCATCAGCGCATTGGTGCTGGCAGGTATCGGCGTGGCCTCGTTCTTCCGCAACGAGACCGGCGGCCCTGACGTGTTGCTGGCACGGTTGATGGACATCCTCAACACCTCCCGGCACCAGGTGCCGGCCCTGCTGCAGCCCTACATCCCTGAAGACCTGACGGCGCTGCGTGCGGCCGTCAACGAATGGGCCGCCGAGCACCAGCGCCAGCTGGGCGTGGCCGGCACGTCGGTGGTGCAGGTGGGGGTGCGCGTGCTGATCGGCATGGTGCTGGGCGCGATGATCGCGCTGTACGACGAACTGCCGCTGCCGAAGATGGGCCCGCTGGCGCAGGAACTGATCGGCCGTACCAGCCGCCTGGCCACCGCGTTCCGCCAGGTGGTATTTGCCCAGGTCAAGATCTCGCTGCTCAACACCGTGTTCACCGCCATCTTCCTGCTGGGCGTGCTGCCGCTGTTCGGCGTGCACCTGCCACTGTCGAAGACGCTGGTGCTGATCACCTTCATCGCCGGCTTGCTGCCGGTGGTGGGCAACATCATCTCCAACACCATCATCACCATCGTCGCGTTGTCGGTATCGTTCTACGTGGCCGTGGCTGCGCTGCTGTACCTGGTGGTGATCCACAAGCTGGAGTACTTCCTCAACGCACGCATCGTCGGCGGCGAGATCCAGGCGCGCGCCTGGGAGCTGCTGCTGGCCATGCTGGTGATGGAAGCGGCGTTCGGCCTGCCTGGGCTGGTGGCCGCGCCGGTGTTCTACGCCTACGTGAAGCGCGAACTGGTGGACCAGCGCTGGATTTGACCCACCGTTACGCGAGCGCAGCGCTACACTGATCCGCACGCCAGGGGGTACATCGATGGGCCGCAGGGCATCGCCAAACGGACTGCAGACCTGGCTCTGGATCCTCGGTGGCCTGTTCGTGCTGTGCACCCTGCCGCTGATGGCCATTGCGCTGGTGCAGGGCACGCAGCGCTACACCGAAGCCGAGGCCAACCTGGTCAGCCTGCGGCAGCTGCGGCAGACCTTCGAGCTGGCCAATCTGGTGTCAGCCGAGCGTGGGCCAGCCAACAGCCTGCTCGGCGCCGACAGCACCGATGCGCAGGAGCAGCGCCGGTTGGCTGCACAGCTGGTGGTCGCCCGGCAGCGGGTGGACGCAGC is part of the Stenotrophomonas lactitubi genome and encodes:
- a CDS encoding AI-2E family transporter, yielding MSLVIPTLPKPPAARIAAWLMMLLGMWLALKLGLVVTLLSGLLVFQLTHVLASTVEGKLRPGRARAIAVIVLSAVIISALVLAGIGVASFFRNETGGPDVLLARLMDILNTSRHQVPALLQPYIPEDLTALRAAVNEWAAEHQRQLGVAGTSVVQVGVRVLIGMVLGAMIALYDELPLPKMGPLAQELIGRTSRLATAFRQVVFAQVKISLLNTVFTAIFLLGVLPLFGVHLPLSKTLVLITFIAGLLPVVGNIISNTIITIVALSVSFYVAVAALLYLVVIHKLEYFLNARIVGGEIQARAWELLLAMLVMEAAFGLPGLVAAPVFYAYVKRELVDQRWI